The sequence ACTTATACTCCTGGGTTAATTAatatagacttagggtttagagttgaggggtggggtagagtttttggaatgtgaaatttaggattctaattaataaatacttaaaaaatataatttttttaaaaatagtttcaaacataatttttgattttcaaaaataaattctgaaaaacaaaatataaaaagtagTTTCAAGcacattttttttgattttcaaaaagaaacttttgaaaaaagttttaaaaaaatttataaaaaagtttgaatttgaaaaagtataattcaaaaacataaaaaaaaatatttttttttattttttatttatttaaataatgatttattatatatatagataacaagggTATAATAGTCTTTtgacacttaatgaagaaggtattattgaaaatgtctctttagtggttgtaaagatgaaaagtggtatcatgaaagtggtaaacataaaattttcccTATATATACCAAGGGTATAAAAGTATTTTGGCATTTAATGAAcaaagtatttttgaaaatgctcttttagtggtggtaaagatgaaaagtggtaccataaagtggtaaacataaaattttccgAGGGTAGACTAGTTAACACTAGGGGTAAAAGTGAtaagtgtaaacatgaaaaatgatactatgaatgtggtatttgtggcaattcaAATGTTTCTTTAGTGacggtaaacatgaataatagtacaaaaaagtggtaaacatgaaaattttcCTTTATTTAACACATTATgagtaattatatttatatccaactaaaatattattattttgatatattttcattgataaaatttatatattgttctaagtaatttattttatatattcataataaaatatatatgggtttttggtattaaatatttttatatattaatatattaatacttttatatagTTAACTTGAAAAACTTTATTTTCACCAATCCTTAACAAAATTGacttggaaaattttcatttttaccacatTCATGGTaccattatttatttttgttatcagtaaagagacatttttaaaaacacatttttcattaagtggTAAAACACTCTTATGCCATtgttttctctatatatataataaataattatttaaataaaaataataatattttttatgttttagttatacTTTTCacattcaaacttttttataaaaaaattgaatttttttttaacacttttttttcaaaatttctttttgaaaatcgaaaattatatttgaaactatttatgttttgaatttattttttcgaaaattttttataattttttttcaaaatcaatgaTGGGactttacttaaaaaaaattggacaaaagtttcaaaataatttgaatgtggtatttgtggcaattgcCAATTTCCCATTAGTTAATGAAATCTATAGTACGCTCATAAAACGCTCACAATAACTCATTTCCAAAATAGTGTATTTGAAACGAAACGTTGCTTGCGAAACCGATCAAGTACTACACGTTCAAAGCTGTGAAAATTATTAATACGGAGAACGTTCAAACCTTCTTCGTGCATGAAACAAACAGAAAAGGTTTTAAAACGACTAGAGACTAGTTTAAAAAGACTAATACGACGATGGAACGGCAGGCTGAACCTGGAGGAGGTGGTGGAAGCAATCGGCTGCGGTCGGTCGGTTCTCTTGGTTCGGTTCCAAACACTTACCTTGAAGTTCTCTTAAcatctttggaacattactcacTCCACAAGTCTTTATCATATAACCTACTCCCCACACATCCACTTTCACCGCATGCAATCCTCTCTCCATCTCCGGCGCGTGTCTCCCacgctcctcctcctcttcctggGCCGCAGGGCGGTGCGGGTTGAGCTGTGGGGACTCAGCCGCTTCTTCGAACCCGCAAACAAACCATTCGGCGTTCGATGTTGACGTCGTCTCGCTTTTCATTACATTTTCCCATCCCATGTTACGATGCATGAACGAAATGTCGTGAAGCGCAACAAGCGCTCTCGTAACACACATCAGAGATTCGATGAGCTGATCAACATTTAGAGGTTTGACTCTGATTCCACGTGGCTTAAAGCTCAACGAGAGATCCTTCTCGCTTGCCTTGTCCAAATACTCCGCGTGTGGAACTCGTTGGTCGAGAAAGTCGTAGATTCCTTTCGCTACGTTCCATTTTGTCTTGCTTGAGTAATACTTAGTCACCGTGTGAGGGGTCATCTCGGTCAAAAAATCTCCATGAATGATTCTCTCGAAGTCGTTGTAACATAAACGACCCGCAGTGCACTGATCTGCAAGCAGAGGTAAAAGAGAAGCGAGACGGTAACAAGGAACCAATGCCTTGATTCGGTCCGATGGTGACGAGACATCAAATGAATAAAGATCAGTGCAGGTCACTCGATCATACGAAGAGCGGCTCAAAGAGCAGAACGTTACGGTGAGCCCTATTGCGTAATAACCAAGAATGTATGGAAGATCGTTGTACGACCAAAGAATCTTTTCGACCAATAGAGAAGAAGGATCAGGTGCACCTTCTCGTACCTTATCAACCTCTTCTCCCCTCCATAAACCAAACCCTTTTACAAATCCCATCAAGTTAGGCCACTGATCTTGGACGTTTTCAACACAAGAAGACGAATCCGGTTTACGCAAAACCACCATTTCACAAAACTTTGAAACCATTCGGTTAACGCAGTCTTCCCAAAGCGGTATCAGCGAGTCTTTGCTAAAGATGACGAAACCCTTATTTAAGGGGGACATTATGGGACCGAGGATATCATAtgtgattgctctacaatcaagtAGCTCCGTGGAGGAGGTGGAGAAGAAGAGCTCTTTTCCCAGTGGCAAGTCATTGTAAACGTCTAGTCGGAGAGGAAACCGGAAATTTTCCGGCGGTGGTTCTTGAAGATACCGTGCGAGCTCAGTTATGCTCGGAAGATTCCCCGCCGGCACCCGCAATTTTCTCAAGCAGTGCTCTGATGGGTCTTGGAACTCCAATGTTGATATTGCTGTATATTAGCATTAATTAGTTcataagttaataatataaatttagctAGCTCTGGAGATATAAGGTTAGAAACATATTTACATTTGTGAATGTGCTCGGAGAGTGGAAGCTGAGTCCGATCAAATGCCATATTcactgaagaagaaaaaaaacatataatacgaTAAGAACATTTAGTTTCTTCTATAtcttttttgtcaaaattgtttCTTCTATAtcttttttgtcaaaattgtttCTTCTATATTTTGTGTATGTCTATCACCAAGGGTCAATTGTTAAAAAGGTGTCACATTAACTGAAAATGCAAAACACCTATATTAGCATAAGACTAGAGAGTTgaattcattttcttctttaattttgtatatatatcacTAATGGTTTATTTTTTGTACACTTTCTCGctctataatattaaaatatgtatttatcaattttgtatttagtttTCAATAGTAATCATTACTGGAATATCGTTAAGAATTCATCACTATATAAGATTGGAGGGGTTCGTTGCAATGTTCACCttactaatttaatttaacAAACTATGACTAAACGAATATGCATGCGGGTGTTACCTGAAAGTGGAGGAGCAGATGATGAAGTTGACTTTTGTCTTCCAAAGACTTTAAGATGTTGACCAGAAATGAATTTATCCAAAGAAAATCCTTTGAGAGGTCCATCTTCGAAAGATTCCATTGTAGAAGCCACCATGGAATCATCCAAGTAGGTGAGCTCATCTGCATTCAAGAAACTCGACCCACAAACCCTAATTCTCCCATAATCAACCTCTCCTTCTTCAGCCCACAAGTTAACCGATTCCTCCCAAGTTAGCCGTATTTTCCCAACACGGCGAAGATCTTTtagagaggaagatgaagaagaagaagaaggaatccTCTCACAAGAAGGATTATAGTACAATGATCTATTAGAGAATAAACCTGACCCTCTAGCAATGTTGCTTGAATACGGATACTGAGGATGATCATCTCCAACTATTGATAATGCTAATCTCTTCCCTCTTCCTACAATGTACATAATTAAGTTTGCTCAAACATTATagaaagaataacaaaaaaaaaacataaccttAGACAATTTCATGCTCCTTCATCTCTAATCAGTAGACCAGTAAACGAACATACAAAGCATAGACAatcattaaaaatacataatccaCAACCAAATTTGCAGTATTGAATAATGTGACTCCTATATAACAATGAACTCTTAGACAAGTCAATGAACAAAAACGTTattgaaataaatagttttctttttacCGATGGAAGTGATAGGGTTATTATTAATATCATCTCTTGAAGTCATAACCGGTggatgaagaggaggaggaagcgTCTCAGCAGACGGAGGCGTTAAGGTAACATCCGCCGTAGCTCCGCCACTAACACTGCGGCTAATAGTCGGAGCTCTGACACGTGGACCAATGAAAAGAGCCAATTCATTGTACACTTCTTCGTCGAAAGACGCGGGAAGTTGATGTTGTTTCCTCTCGTAAGGAGAGAGCCTGAAGTAACTCTTACCGAACCTCTCTCTATCTGCTCCTTTCTCCCACTCGTCCACTTTCCTGAACTCACCAAGCATGTTGTCCCATTTTGTGCCAGCGACTTTTGAATCCCGGTTTACACCTTTCCGGTTTAGGTACTCGGCTACTTCCCTGTCTTTCTCAGCCCTTGTTTTCCCTCTTCCCTCGCCCGAcccggatccggatccagacCCGGTTCTCTGGTTTTGGTACTGGACTCTCCATGCTCTTGCTAGACATAGCATCTCGTTTGGTTTCCACACAGGGCTCACGTATTTCCCTTTTCTAAATTTATGTTGAAAGGACTCCGTTTCGGGTTGTTGTTTCTCGGTGTTGGTAGCTTCTTGAACCAGCGGTGAAGATCCGGCGGTTTCGGTAGAAGAGGCTGCTATGACGGCGGTGGAAGGGAACGGTAATGAAGAGATTGTGGAGGCGGTTGGTACGGTGGAAGGTGACGGCAAGGCTCTCCATTGAGGTGGGGAGAGACCGCCGGAAGAGCTGAAACGTGGTCGTTTGGGGATGACAGGAGCTCCTGGAGAAGAGACGGTTGGGATGAAGATGGGAGAAGACAGGAAAGATTGGTGTTGGTGGTGGAAGACTGATGGGTTTGGTGTTTGGTGATCAAGTGAAGAATCTTTAGGTGGGGAGATTTGATTCGGTGATGGTTTTGTAGCATCTCCTTTTGTTGTCTCACCCATTTCAAGAAGCACTCAAATTAAAGAGTGAATTAAAAATACCCCGTATtgagtttttattatttaaaacaaaaagagagagagagagaaggaaaacAATAAGAACCAGAGAAAcaattgtttgattttttttggagattCAAGCTGGTTTAGTTTCTCTGGTTTTGGGGTTTATGAAGAGAGATGAGTCAGATGAATACTAGGGTTTTTTAGCTTTTTGGTGGGCTCTGCTTTTTGCAGAAAAATGAAAACGAGTAGAGTACTGATGTTATAacagaacaaaaaaattgaaaactcgaactaaatacaatatatacttTTGAAATTTAATCACTCTGCCAATATAAACCTATTTAGAGTAGCCATATCTATTTAACCAATCACACGTTACCACCCTGTTGCGATGATACTCGTGTTAACTCTTgttgaatattataaaatacttcaTATATCACATTGTAGAGAAGAAACTCAAAGCATCAGCAGTGGGAGTTTCTTCTCCTCGTCTTTTggtaaaaaactattttaataatgcaaaaaaagaaagagaatatAGAAAAGATGAAAGTGATCACTTAGAGAAAGACTTTGAACAATTCTAAAGAGACTCTTGTACTAAGTATCTTTCTTTCATTaatatattacattaaaaataaatacaaaaccaaagaaaaaaaaatattaatataataaaaattagagaCTCATTTTAAGAATCAATCCACTGTTGATGCTCTCAGTCATCATTTCCAAATAATTCATtgtattatgtaataaataaaaagaaaataaggaaatttaccaatttatacataaaatattctcattccttttttataaatcacaatAGACTTTTGGACCGATCCTAAATGAGGTCACCcctaatttttttgttcttatctAGATGTTTCATATTAAATAAACGGAAAATGGTACAACAGAAtttaaaacagagaaacaaaatcgtaaaaataacaaaattctcCATAATCAAATTTCTAAGCAAAAGAAAGAGAAGCTTAAGACTTAAAAAGtataaataacaattttaaaccTAGAACCCAACATTCGTCATAAGCTTATAAACTTCCAAAACCCTTAAAAACTGTTCACGCGAATATCGTTCATGTCGATGGAAAGCCACACGATACATCTACCttctttttatgatttttcatTCTCAATGAAAACAATAAGACCAATAATGAAAATAAGGCATGTCAAGCTaaccaaaatatcaaatatagtACCAGACCAGTGGGAACATCAACACCCTTAACTTAAGAGAAACAGAAGCAGCTTCGAGTTCCAATGATGCTTCATAATCTACTTATGGATGTTATTGATCTTCATAACACTTCCGAATGTGGCAAAGTTAGACACCACTAGACACGACCCATTAATACTTAGATATAAGCCACCATAAGACATGGAGAAATGCCTAACCCCTTTGGGAATATTGAGAACAAACTTATGACAAGTAGACCGAAAATCACCACCAATGAACTCCAGTGAGCTGTAGAAGAAactcaaaatatagaattgatACCAAACTTGTAAAAAGTAATTGAACCAATAACACGAGCAAACATAAGACATTGATGAAGGGAAACAAAGGAACTAAAGCCCATACACAAGATAAAGCAATACACGATTTTCCAAAGAACTAAACTACCCAACAACAAACTGCAAAAATCAATAAAACCTACATCCTTACCTTTAAATATGCACCAAAGAGAAAGCATAAACTAAGAAATGTATACCAGCTAGAACATGAAACACAACTTGACAGTGGCAAGAACCACAAAGAGCACActtcaaattcaaaatcaaatctTGTCTAAACCACAAGAAGGAAAATGTCAGCGTATAAGCTCCACAGTCGCCACTAAAACCACATACAAGGAGATCTGAGTGCAGATCCATGGACCAAGATTGTCACTCTCTCACCACTGAAGACCAAATTGTCCTCTCCAATCCTTACAAAGGAGATTCAAATTGGAGTGTGAAAGGAAGAGAAATCTACAGAT is a genomic window of Brassica napus cultivar Da-Ae chromosome A2, Da-Ae, whole genome shotgun sequence containing:
- the LOC106413724 gene encoding uncharacterized protein LOC106413724 — its product is MGETTKGDATKPSPNQISPPKDSSLDHQTPNPSVFHHQHQSFLSSPIFIPTVSSPGAPVIPKRPRFSSSGGLSPPQWRALPSPSTVPTASTISSLPFPSTAVIAASSTETAGSSPLVQEATNTEKQQPETESFQHKFRKGKYVSPVWKPNEMLCLARAWRVQYQNQRTGSGSGSGSGEGRGKTRAEKDREVAEYLNRKGVNRDSKVAGTKWDNMLGEFRKVDEWEKGADRERFGKSYFRLSPYERKQHQLPASFDEEVYNELALFIGPRVRAPTISRSVSGGATADVTLTPPSAETLPPPLHPPVMTSRDDINNNPITSIGRGKRLALSIVGDDHPQYPYSSNIARGSGLFSNRSLYYNPSCERIPSSSSSSSSLKDLRRVGKIRLTWEESVNLWAEEGEVDYGRIRVCGSSFLNADELTYLDDSMVASTMESFEDGPLKGFSLDKFISGQHLKVFGRQKSTSSSAPPLSVNMAFDRTQLPLSEHIHKSISTLEFQDPSEHCLRKLRVPAGNLPSITELARYLQEPPPENFRFPLRLDVYNDLPLGKELFFSTSSTELLDCRAITYDILGPIMSPLNKGFVIFSKDSLIPLWEDCVNRMVSKFCEMVVLRKPDSSSCVENVQDQWPNLMGFVKGFGLWRGEEVDKVREGAPDPSSLLVEKILWSYNDLPYILGYYAIGLTVTFCSLSRSSYDRVTCTDLYSFDVSSPSDRIKALVPCYRLASLLPLLADQCTAGRLCYNDFERIIHGDFLTEMTPHTVTKYYSSKTKWNVAKGIYDFLDQRVPHAEYLDKASEKDLSLSFKPRGIRVKPLNVDQLIESLMCVTRALVALHDISFMHRNMGWENVMKSETTSTSNAEWFVCGFEEAAESPQLNPHRPAAQEEEEERGRHAPEMERGLHAVKVDVWGVGYMIKTCGVSNVPKMLRELQGKCLEPNQENRPTAADCFHHLLQVQPAVPSSY